One segment of Scyliorhinus torazame isolate Kashiwa2021f chromosome 14, sScyTor2.1, whole genome shotgun sequence DNA contains the following:
- the LOC140389112 gene encoding zinc-binding protein A33-like has protein sequence MASPDLTQELTCPICLEIFTQPVSLECGHHFCSSCISQSWQKVPGDVSCPQCRQVFTQRNVRPALTLINIVEKFREQKVKVTQPQEEFYCQEHEEKLKLFCEDEHKAICVVCGMSRAHKTHSVIPIKEAAQIYKNKLETSLETLQKQMDLSLHSKREREDGILHMKAEVDRLRNEINSEFEKMHKFLFEKEELLKAELETKSNKIIEEMEQNLTKTMDELSSLEGAIRDLKSRLGVQEAPEFLKDIQDLLMRSQMEFHKPGTVSTQLPVDIAGEPVKYIKVWREMRAAISPGVPWFRHRGNGDSGPLSLSFHSSWAEESGDVPSPSVHVSAFTPVFLTVTASQLCSLPVPASLTLDPETAHNKLIISQDLTSVRHGNEEQDLPDHPGRFNEYYYVSSSQSFTSGRHYWEVGLGHKPLWIVGVCRESVNRKGKIIPSPENGFWVIARSPNCKSLKIPDVISQRKVKPRKLGIYLDYEGGQVSFYDAEDMSHLYTFTDTFTEKLYPIFNPCNHKSGANSEPLTLLTG, from the exons ATGGCGTCTCCAGATCTCACACAGGAACTAACCTGTCCCATCTGTCTGGAGATATTCACCCAGCCGGTGTCTCTGGAATGTGGACATCATTTCTGCAGCTCCTGCATCTCTCAGAGTTGGCAGAAGGTCCCGGGCGATGTTTCCTGCCCCCAGTGTCGACAGGTCTTCACCCAGAGGAACGTCAGGCCTGCTCTGACCCTGATTAACATCGTGGAGAAGTTCAGAGAGCAGAAGGTGAAGGTGACACAGCCACAGGAGGAGTTTTACTGTCAGGAACACGAGGAGAAGCTGAAACTCTTCTGTGAAGATGAACACAAAGCGATCTGTGTGGTGTGTGGGATGTCCAGAGCTCATAAGacgcacagtgtgatcccaataAAGGAGGCAGCCCAGATATACAAG AACAAGTTAGAAACATCATTGGAAACTCTGCAGAAGCAAATGGACCTCAGTCTCCACAGTAAAAGAGAACGCGAGGATGGGATTTTACACATGAAG GCTGAAGTTGACAGACTGAGAAATgaaatcaacagtgaatttgaaaAGATGCACAAGTTCCTGTTTGAGAAGGAGGAGCTGCTGAAAGCAGAGTTGGAGACAAAAAGCaataaaataatagaggaaatggagcAGAATTTAACCAAAACCATGGATGAATTGTCTTCTCTTGAAGGAGCAATAAGAGATCTAAAATCGAGGCTGGGGGTACAAGAGGCCCCAGAGTTCCTCAAG GATATTCAGGACCTGTTGATGAG GAGTCAGATGGAGTTTCACAAGCCTGGAACTGTCTCCACTCAGTTACCTGTGGATATCGCTGGTGAACCAGTCAAATACATCAAAGTGTGGAGGGAAATGAGAGCAGCGATTTCTCCAG GCGTGCCGTGGTTTCGGCATCGGGGAAACGGAGATTCCGGCCCCCTGTCTCTCAGCTTCCACAGTTCCTGGGCTGAGGAAAGTGGTGATGTCCCCTCACCGTCTGTACACGTCTCGGCATTCACTCCTGTTTTTCTCACAGTAACAGCTTCCCAATTATGTTCTCTTCCAGTTCCAGCATCTCTCACCCTGGACCCAGAGACGGCACACAACAAACTCATCATTTCCCAGGATCTGACTAGTGTGAGGCACGGAAATGAGGAGCAAGATCTCCCTGATCATCCGGGAAGATTTAATGAATACTATTATGTTTCGAGCTCCCAGAGTTTCACATCAGGGAGACACTACTGGGAGGTGGGTCTTGGACACAAACCTCTCTGGATTGTGGGTGTCTGCAGAGAGTCTGTCAACAGGAAAGGAAAGATCATTCCTTCACCTGAGAATGGATTCTGGGTCATTGCCCGGTCTCCTAACTGCAAATCATTGAAAATCCCAGATGTCATCTCCCAGCGGAAAGTGAAACCCCGGAAGTTGGGAATTTACCTGGATTACGAGGGAGGACAGGTGTCATTTTACGATGCTGAGGACATGTCTCACCTGTACACCTTCACTGACACATTCACCGAGAAACTCTACCCCATCTTTAATCCTTGTAATCATAAGTCTGGTGCTAACTCTGagccactgaccctgctcactgggTAA